A genomic stretch from Achromobacter spanius includes:
- a CDS encoding sigma-70 family RNA polymerase sigma factor codes for MDGLVDGRVDSRVDSLYREHRPWLFGWLRRKLGCDHRAEDLAQDVFVRVIQGRKAVRAHDARALLTTIAKGLVVDHQRHAALEYAYLGYLSTLPQAYAPSPETQAEQLQALVRLDHLLDGLPPKARAAFLMSQLDGLTYPDIAERLGVSLSSVQQYMVRAMTACYAAFYE; via the coding sequence ATTGATGGCCTCGTCGATGGTCGCGTCGATAGTCGCGTCGATAGTCTCTACCGCGAGCATCGCCCCTGGCTGTTCGGCTGGCTGCGCCGCAAGCTGGGCTGCGACCACCGCGCGGAAGACCTGGCGCAGGATGTGTTCGTCAGGGTGATCCAGGGGCGCAAGGCCGTGCGCGCCCATGACGCGCGCGCCTTGCTGACCACGATTGCAAAGGGGCTGGTGGTGGACCACCAGCGCCATGCCGCGCTGGAATACGCCTACCTGGGCTATCTTTCCACGCTGCCGCAGGCCTATGCGCCGTCGCCCGAGACGCAGGCCGAACAACTACAGGCGTTGGTGCGCCTGGATCACTTGCTGGACGGCCTGCCTCCCAAGGCCCGCGCCGCGTTCTTGATGTCGCAGTTGGATGGGCTGACCTATCCCGACATCGCAGAACGCCTGGGCGTCTCCCTGAGTTCGGTACAACAGTACATGGTGCGCGCGATGACCGCGTGCTATGCGGCGTTCTATGAATAA
- the zapE gene encoding cell division protein ZapE, with translation MNVREYYEHALAERGYKPDAAQKQAIDRLQRYYDEWVKFKSMRSNALKKLLNRPDVPRGVYLWGGVGRGKSFLMDAFYATVPVVRKARLHFHEFMRGVHRELEEVKGMQDPLDEVAKRVAKRYRLICFDEFHVSDVADAMILHRLLLKLFEYGTSFVMTSNYEPSTLYTDGLHRDRVLPAIALIQSRMDVLNVDAGVDYRRRSLEQVQCYHTPLDERAQAALQKAFDSLADTPPQEPLLHIEHREIRAVALAGAVVWFDFATLCGGPRSQNDYLELASRFHAVILSGVPKMGPRQASEARRFTWLIDVFYDHRVKLIMSAECEPEEIYTEGALANEFHRTVSRILEMQSREYLESERRLAATL, from the coding sequence ATGAACGTCCGCGAATACTACGAACACGCCTTGGCCGAACGCGGCTACAAGCCCGATGCCGCGCAAAAGCAGGCCATCGACCGCTTGCAGCGCTATTACGACGAATGGGTCAAGTTCAAGTCGATGCGCTCGAACGCGCTGAAAAAGCTGCTGAACCGCCCCGATGTGCCGCGCGGCGTGTATCTGTGGGGCGGGGTGGGGCGCGGCAAGAGCTTCCTGATGGATGCCTTCTATGCCACCGTGCCGGTCGTGCGCAAGGCGCGGCTGCACTTTCATGAATTCATGCGGGGCGTGCATCGCGAGCTGGAAGAAGTGAAGGGCATGCAGGATCCGCTGGATGAAGTGGCCAAGCGGGTCGCCAAGCGCTATCGCCTAATCTGCTTTGATGAATTCCATGTGTCGGACGTGGCGGACGCCATGATCCTGCACCGGCTGCTGTTGAAGCTGTTCGAGTACGGCACGTCGTTCGTCATGACGTCGAACTACGAGCCGTCCACGCTATACACCGACGGCCTGCACCGCGACCGTGTGCTGCCGGCCATTGCGTTGATCCAGTCGCGCATGGACGTGCTGAACGTGGACGCTGGGGTGGACTACCGCCGCCGTTCGCTCGAGCAGGTGCAGTGCTATCACACGCCGCTGGACGAGCGCGCGCAAGCCGCGCTGCAAAAGGCCTTCGATAGCCTGGCCGATACGCCGCCGCAAGAGCCCTTGCTGCACATCGAACACCGCGAGATTCGCGCGGTGGCGCTGGCGGGCGCGGTGGTGTGGTTCGACTTCGCTACGCTGTGCGGCGGCCCGCGTTCGCAGAATGACTACCTGGAACTGGCCAGCCGCTTCCATGCCGTGATCTTGTCCGGCGTGCCGAAGATGGGGCCGCGCCAGGCGTCCGAGGCGCGTCGCTTCACATGGTTGATCGACGTGTTCTACGACCACCGCGTCAAGCTCATCATGTCGGCAGAGTGCGAACCCGAAGAGATCTACACGGAAGGCGCGCTGGCCAATGAATTCCACCGCACCGTGTCGCGCATTCTGGAAATGCAGTCGCGCGAATACCTGGAATCGGAACGCCGGCTGGCGGCGACGTTGTAG